The nucleotide sequence TACTCGGTGATCTGCTCAGGGGGAATGGTTCGCCTGAACCGCGTCCGTGTCAGGCCGTCTTCGAGCAGTTGCGCGCCCTTGGCGGTGCGGTGGCCGACCGTTGTGGTACTGCCCTGAACGGAACGCCGTCCAATCACGCCATCAACTTTTTGCCGCCGCGAGCTTCGTCGCGATAGTGACCCCTGGCGCGGCTGGCGGGTCGGCCTGTGCGCCGCCGCGCTGCTGGTGGGCTTGTCGCGCATCTATTTGGGCAAGCATTATCCCAGTCAGGTTCTGGCCGGCGCGGTGATCGGCGTAGCAGTCGGCGGCTTGGGGGCGTGGTTGGTCGTCCGTTATCCAACGGTTTTCAGCCCGCCGCTTGGAGATCGAACCCGCCCACCGTTCCGTTCTTCCGCCGCCAACCGAGAGCTCGATGAATGAGTCAAGCCGATCCTGATGCCATCCCGCCGCCGCACCGGCTGTCGCTGGTGGTGCCGCTCTACAACGAACGAGACAACGTTGACCCCTTGCTGGCGGGGATTCACGAGGTGTTGGCGAATTATCCCTATCCGTGGGAACTGATCGCGGTGGATGACGGCAGCAGCGATGGCACGGCGGAACGGTTGGCGGCGGAAGCGAGCCGTTTCGGCGCTCACGTTCGGGTCCTCACCTTGCAGCGCAATTTCGGCCAGACCGCCGCGATGCAGGCCGGCATCGACGCCGCGCGCGGCGACGTGATCGCCACGCTGGACGGTGATTTGCAGAACGACCCAGCCGATATCCCCGCTTGGTCGGACGGCTGCCTCAACGAAAATCTCGATCTGGTGGTCGGCTGGCGGCGGCATCGCCAGGATAACGGTGGTTGCGCACCATCCCATCGCGAATCGCCAACCGCCTGATCGGCAACATCACCGGGGTCCGCTTGCACGACTACGGGTGCAGCTCCTGGTCTATCGCGCCGCCGTGATCAAGCAGGTGCGGCTGTACGGTGAAATGCACCGCTTCATTCCGGCCTGGATGTCGGTGCAGACCGCCCCAGCCGCATTCGGGAGGAAGTGGTCAACCACCGCGCCCGCCAGTACGGAGAATCGAAGTACGGGATCGGTCGGACCTTTCGGGCGGTGGTGGATTTGCTCTCCGTCTACTTTTTCTGCGGTTTCTGACCCGGCCCGGCCATTTTTCGGCCGGATCGGTTTGGCCAAGCGGGGAGCGGGCTTGCTGGTTCTAGCTTCTCTATTCGTGCAGAAATTGTTGTTCGCCGCCAATATCGGTACTCGACCGTTGTTGCTGGTCGGTGTCTTGCTGGTGCTGATGGCCGTGCAATTCCTCACCACCGGAGTGCTGAGCGAACTCATTACCCGCACCTATTTTGCCTCCAGCGCCAATTCGTCCTATGCCGTTCGCCCGGATGGCTCCCAGGAGTTGACCGCCGAGGCCGGTTGGCGGATGCCGCATGGTTGAGCCCTCATCCGCCGTCGCGGCCGACGCGGCGCCAGTCGCCTTGCGCGATATAGCGCTGTTGGCGGGATTGGCTGTGGTTTTGCCCATCTTGCGCTGCTATATCGCCGAAGCCGGCGGTTTCGATCTGCATTTCGACGAAGCGCAATATTGGGAATCGGTCGCAACAGCTCGACTGGAGCTACTACTCCAACGGTCCGCTGGTCGCTTGGTTGATTGCGGCGAGTACGGGCCTGTTCGGTCACTACGAATGGCAAGTGCGGCTGTTTGCAGGCTGGCTTACGATCTGTTCCTGCTGCTGTTGTTTGGGTTCGCGCGCCAGTTCTGGCAAAGTCGGCGAGCCGGCTGGTGAGTGGTGGCTCTCGGCCTGACCACGCCGCTGTATTTCCCGCTCGGCCAGGTCGTGACCACTGACGTATTCCTGTTTGTCTGCTGGACCTGGGGCTGTGGGCGGCGTGGCGAGCGTTGTACCGGCACCAGGACTCGGCGTGGTACGAGCTGGGCGCGGCGGTGGGCATCGGCGGTTTGGCCAAGTTCAGCATCGGCTTGTTGCCTTTTTTTCTTGGGGTTGGCTTTGTGCTTATGCCGGCCGGCCGCCGTGTCGGCCGCTGGCCACCTGGGGTGGCGTGTTGCTGGCGCTGTTGGTTCAGCCAGGTCCTGCTGTGGAATGCCGCGCATGGTTGGCCGATGTTGCACCACGAGCAAAGTCATGTCCTCAATGTGACCGAGGAGGGCGGCTGGGAAGAAAATGCGGGCGATCTGCTGGAATTTCTCGGTGGGCAGTGGTTGGCGCTTTCACCGCTGGTCGCCGTGGCGCTGTTGCGCGCGCTGGCCCGTCCGCCGCGTCCGGCCGAGCAGCGCTGGCTCTGGGGTTTTGCCAAAGCCACGGTCAGTAAGGTGCAGCTGAATTGGCCCGCGCCGGCCTATATCGGCTTGCTCTTGTTGCTTGCCGGTCGGATCGATGGGTTGACGGATCGCTGGCGACGGTGGGTGGTGGCGGGCGTGGCGAGTTCGGTGCTGCTGTTGGTGGTCGCCTTTTCCCGCTGTGCTTTGGGCTAGCGTCGACCAAGGCGCCTTTCAAGGATTTGCGCGGTTGGCGGGAGTCTGTTGCCACGGTGGCGCAACAGGCTCAGTCGGTACAGTTTCTGATGGTTCCTAGCTACCATTTGGCGGGAGGCGTCGCATTTTACTGGCCGGAACGGCTGTCGGTTCATCCGGTCGCGGAGAACCGTCGTTTCAGCCAGCACGATTTTTGGCCGGGTATCGAGCGAGAGGCGGGTCGCGATGGTGTTTACGTAACGACCAACGATTCTTTGCCCCCGCGCTTGCTGCAAGCTTTGCCAGATGTCAGCCTTTGCCGCCGGTGCCGGCCGTCGCCCGAGACGGCGGCGTCCTGCGAACGCTTTATTCGTGGCGTTGCGAAAGTTATCGGCCGATCGCCTGGCCCAAACCGGTTCATTACTAACGCTGTTCCCTTACTCACACTGTTTTTCAGGAAATCCCGATCATGTCAGAGCCTAGCCACTGCATTTTCTGCAAAATCCGCGCGGGGCGATCCCGGCGACCAAGATCGACGAGGACGACGCGACCTTGACGTTCATGGATATCCAACCCGCCAGCCCTGGCCATGCCCTGGTGATTCCCAAACGCACGCCGCCAATCTGTTCGAAATCGCTGGGGACGAGCTGTCCGTGGTCACCCGGACCGTGCAGCGAGTCGCCCGCGCGATGCACAAGGCGTTGGCCCTGGACGGCATTCGCATCGTTCAGACCAACGGCGCCGCCGCCGGGCAAAGCGTGTTTCACTACCACGTTCATCTGATACCGATGCAAGACGGCCAACGAATCGGCACGCACGGCCGCGCGCCGGCCGATCCCGAGCAACTTAAGACGCTGGCGGCGAGGATTCGTGAGGCGTTGGAGGGCTAAGGCGTGAACCTGCATGTGCTTTCAGATCTGCACTTGAACGTGGCCGCTCTGGAGGTAC is from Candidatus Competibacteraceae bacterium and encodes:
- a CDS encoding phosphatase PAP2 family protein, which encodes MTPSTFCRRELRRDSDPWRGWRVGLCAAALLVGLSRIYLGKHYPSQVLAGAVIGVAVGGLGAWLVVRYPTVFSPPLGDRTRPPFRSSAANRELDE